In the genome of Cheilinus undulatus linkage group 6, ASM1832078v1, whole genome shotgun sequence, one region contains:
- the epcam gene encoding epithelial cell adhesion molecule, which translates to MKMWIALVLATLAVGASAQCSCSSMKYATCDGTPCTCTLLVGKNMKETLNCDALIPKCFLMKNEMFRASIAGRFGGKPVETAFVDNDGLYDPECENDGKFKAKQCNKTEECWCVNSAGVRRTDKGDKNLKCDKLVETYWVRLQLRHKPVDGEVDASKMKDAIKDAINKRYSNFNKDMIENVEYDKDSRMIVVDVKKPKGERKSDLANMAYYMEKDVKDLPLFKDGVKFEPMVGNKKLEMKDILVYYVDEEAPTFTMKNLSGGIIAVIVVVVLAVVIGLLILFFYRRREQQRYSKTHQREMDAM; encoded by the exons ATGAAGATGTGGATTGCGCTCGTGCTAGCTACGCTGGCGGTGGGAGCTTCAGCACAAT GTTCATGTTCATCCATGAAGTATGCCACCTGTGATGGAACCCCATGCACCTGTAcgctcctggttggcaaaaatatgaaagaaacaCTAAACTGTGACGCCt TGATTCCAAAGTGCTTCCTGATGAAGAATGAGATGTTCCGAGCCAGTATTGCGGGCCGATTTGGAGGAAAACCAGTGGAGACTGCCTTTGTCGACAACGATGGCCTCTACGACCCAGAATGTGAGAACGATGGCAAGTTTAAGGCCAAGCAGTGCAACAAAACTGAGGAGTGCTGGTGCGTCAACAGCGCTGGTGTTCGCAGAACCGACAAGGGAGACAAGAACCTGAAGTGTGACAAGCTTGTGGAGACATA CTGGGTTCGTCTTCAGCTCAGACACAAACCAGTGGACGGAGAAGTGGACGCCTCCAAGATGAAAGA TGCCATTAAAGATGCAATCAACAAACGTTACAGCAACTTCAACAAGGACATGATAGAGAACGTGGAG TATGACAAGGACAGCCGCATGATCGTTGTGGATGTGAAGAAGCCAAAGGGAGAACGCAAGAGTGACCTGGCCAACATGGCCTACTACATGGAGAAAGAT GTGAAAGACCTGCCCCTGTTTAAGGACGGTGTGAAGTTTGAGCCAATGGTGGGGAACAAGAAGCTGGAGATGAAAGACATCCTGGTCTACTACGTCGATGAGGAGGCCCCCACCTTCACCATGAAGAACCTGTCGGGTGGAATCATCGCCGTCATCGTGGTGGTTGTGCTGGCTGTGGTCATTGGCCTGCTGATCCTG ttcttCTACAGAAGGCGGGAGCAACAGCGGTACAGCAAAACCCAC CAAAGGGAGATGGATGCCATGTAA